In one window of Opitutus sp. GAS368 DNA:
- a CDS encoding DMT family transporter: MPWIAASLLSALFLGCYELGTKHAVRDNAVLPVLFFANVCSATVWAVLLAGAAVAPGLLPAGLLVAPLTGHQHLLLLGKSALVAASWVCSYFAIKHLPVSLASPVRATGPMWTLLGAVLVLGERPSALEGVGIAITLASFVGLSFAGQREGIHFHRDQWFGFLLAGTLLGALSGLYDKFLLGRAGFSAATVQCWFSIYLAALFLPLAVGWKLRLWSRQVFHWRWSILVVSFALLLADFVYFDALRNPAALVSLVSSLRRGSTLVAFAGGLWLFGEVPSRQKFLAVLGVLTGIVLTILG; the protein is encoded by the coding sequence ATGCCCTGGATTGCCGCCAGCCTCCTGTCCGCGCTGTTCCTCGGATGCTACGAACTGGGCACCAAGCACGCCGTGCGCGACAACGCCGTGCTGCCGGTGCTGTTTTTCGCCAATGTCTGCAGCGCCACGGTCTGGGCCGTCCTCCTCGCCGGGGCCGCCGTCGCGCCGGGCTTGCTGCCCGCCGGGCTCCTCGTGGCCCCGCTGACCGGGCACCAGCACCTGCTGCTGCTGGGCAAGTCGGCCCTCGTGGCGGCTTCGTGGGTCTGCAGTTATTTCGCGATCAAGCACCTGCCGGTATCCCTCGCCTCGCCCGTGCGCGCCACCGGCCCGATGTGGACCCTCCTCGGCGCCGTGCTGGTGCTGGGCGAGCGGCCAAGTGCGCTGGAGGGCGTCGGCATCGCGATCACGCTGGCGTCGTTTGTCGGCCTGTCGTTCGCGGGGCAGCGCGAGGGCATCCACTTCCACCGCGACCAGTGGTTCGGCTTCCTGCTCGCGGGCACGCTGCTGGGCGCGCTGAGCGGGCTCTACGACAAGTTCCTGCTGGGCCGGGCGGGGTTTTCCGCGGCGACCGTCCAATGCTGGTTCTCGATCTACCTCGCCGCGCTCTTCCTGCCGCTGGCCGTCGGCTGGAAGCTGCGGCTCTGGTCCCGCCAAGTCTTTCACTGGCGCTGGAGCATCCTGGTCGTCTCCTTCGCGCTGTTGCTCGCCGACTTCGTCTACTTTGACGCCCTGCGCAACCCCGCCGCCCTCGTCTCGCTCGTTTCCAGCCTGCGTCGCGGCAGCACGCTGGTGGCGTTCGCGGGCGGGCTGTGGCTGTTCGGCGAGGTCCCCAGCCGCCAGAAATTCCTGGCCGTGCTCGGCGTGCTCACCGGCATCGTCCTGACGATCCTCGGCTAG
- a CDS encoding Pycsar system effector family protein, protein MKINSSGNEINYLLQQTRVHHMQLSSMADLKANMLLTMASIVVTLAAPQAMKAGSQAPLLVLIGFSLLTILLAAYAVMPKLPFSGRHAAVPDVQSPQFNLLFFGDFIGLTYEQFEEEMEQVMNDPSRVFQVQVREIYTLGVFLAQKKYRYLRLAYMTFILGLFASFITLLLTGRA, encoded by the coding sequence ATGAAAATCAATTCCTCCGGCAACGAGATCAACTACCTGCTCCAGCAGACCCGCGTCCACCACATGCAGCTGAGCAGCATGGCCGACCTCAAGGCCAACATGCTCCTCACGATGGCGTCGATTGTCGTCACCCTCGCGGCGCCGCAGGCCATGAAGGCCGGCTCGCAGGCCCCGCTGCTGGTGCTGATCGGCTTCAGCCTGCTCACCATCCTGCTCGCGGCCTACGCGGTCATGCCCAAGCTGCCGTTCTCCGGCCGCCACGCCGCGGTGCCGGACGTGCAGAGCCCGCAGTTCAACCTGCTGTTCTTCGGCGATTTCATCGGCCTGACCTACGAGCAGTTTGAGGAGGAAATGGAGCAGGTGATGAACGACCCCTCGCGGGTCTTTCAGGTGCAGGTGCGAGAAATCTACACGCTCGGGGTCTTCCTCGCGCAGAAGAAATACCGTTACCTGCGGCTCGCCTACATGACGTTCATCCTCGGCCTGTTCGCGAGCTTCATCACGCTGCTGCTGACCGGCCGGGCGTGA
- a CDS encoding DUF5069 domain-containing protein, with product MANVPGLRSPYLKVGRLVYFGRMLDKIRLHAAGRLPAADYAANLGKGFDGRCCNFLRIHYDALKARVLAGGADEKLLAWCHQTGGPRTDEECEIWNGFMMKRGWRDAGAEVLAKRIKESALEAAPVMTMFDYLDFDEGRDPVGTRAWEQ from the coding sequence ATGGCAAACGTTCCCGGTCTCCGCAGCCCCTACCTCAAGGTCGGCCGCCTGGTTTACTTCGGCCGCATGCTCGACAAGATCCGCCTCCACGCCGCCGGCCGGCTGCCCGCCGCCGATTACGCCGCGAATTTGGGCAAGGGGTTCGACGGCCGCTGCTGCAATTTCCTGCGCATCCACTACGACGCGCTCAAGGCCCGCGTGCTGGCCGGCGGCGCGGACGAGAAGCTCCTCGCCTGGTGCCACCAAACGGGCGGGCCGCGCACCGACGAGGAGTGCGAGATCTGGAACGGTTTCATGATGAAGCGCGGCTGGCGCGACGCCGGCGCCGAGGTGCTCGCCAAGCGCATCAAGGAGAGCGCACTCGAGGCGGCGCCCGTCATGACCATGTTCGACTACCTCGATTTCGACGAGGGGCGCGATCCCGTCGGCACCCGCGCCTGGGAGCAGTGA